CGGCGGTTGCCTGCGCGTCGTGCGCGTCGTGCCCGGACTTTTGTGAGCAGCCTGGCATTGCAGCCGTGTCTTCGCCGCCACAACAACCGGCTTGAGCCGCAAAGGACGGGAGAGTGATAAAACCCGCAGTGAGGATGGATAGAACCAACATTTCTTTCTTCATGTTTTTGTTTCGATTTTGTGTTGAGGTTTGAACGGACAAATGGAAATCCGGGGATGGAGAAATCGCTCGAAGTCGGCGCGCAACTGTTTGCGCGCATGATATAGTCGCGACTCGACCGCTTTGGCGGAGCATTGCAGCAGGCTGCCGATCTCAATTTGCGAAAGCTCGTCGTAGGCGAACAGGCGCACTGGCTCGCGCAGTTGAGGCGGCAGAGCCGCGAGCGAATCCTCCAAGCCACGCATTTCTTCCTCGTGCTCCAAACGAACATCCGGCGCTGGCTCGCGGGCCGGGACAGTCTGTTGCGATTCCAGTTCCTCCTCGTTCAGCTCCTCCAGCGAAATGATTTCGGGCTGGCGGGCGCGATGACGAAGGCGGTTGCGGGCCAGATTAAAGGCAATGGTGTAAAGCCAGGTCGTGAACCTCGCCTGCAAATCAAACCTATGTCGGTGGCGATAGACGCGGATGAAAGCCTCGTCCACAACGTCCGCCGCCTCGTTCCAGTCCTTCAGCATCCGTGCAATTACACCATGCAGACGGGCGGCATGACGCTGCATCAAGCGCGTCAGCGCTTCGTCTTCATCCCGGCACAGGCAGGCCATGTCCACCGCATCCTGTCTGGCAATCGCTTCCTGTCCGTTCGTGCTCCGGCTTGGCGTGAGACACAAATCCTTTTCAACCGGGAGAGGGCCGGATCGGCTACCTGTATGGTGGGTATCAACTACGAGCGTCTGCGTTGTGCGACTCCATGTCCACTTCGCCTCTTGGCCAATCGGATGTTCGCTTCCGTTCGCAGGCGAAACTGACTTGCCGTTTCGGTCCAAAGTCTGGGTCGTTGTGTCGGAAAGTAAAAGAATCAGAGCCATGAAGTCGCTCCCAAGTCAGACACGGCGCACGGCGTCAACCAACGGTTAGCACGGCGTTCGCTCCGCCATGTGGGTTTGCCACGGTCTCTTTGGCGTTCGGGTCATCAACCCAATCGCCATCCACCACCAAGCGGTATTCGTAGCGGCCCGGCGGGAGTGTGAGTTCTTTTACCCAACGACCGTCACCGAGAGCAACCATTGGCGTTGCGCCCGGCTGCCAGTCGTTGAACGAACCGGCGATGCACACGGCCTTGGCTTTGCTGCTCTGAAACTCAAACCGGCAGGCACGTTTGCCGGAAGCGGAAGGCGTTGCTGTAGTTTTGTTGTTTCTGGACATGAGGATTCCTTTCCCGCTCGCGAACGGGGATTTCCCTGAGCGATGGGGACTTCAAATCCGGTGCTGGACCATTCGCGCAGAGGAATTTTCAC
This portion of the Acidobacteriota bacterium genome encodes:
- a CDS encoding RNA polymerase sigma factor, whose product is MALILLLSDTTTQTLDRNGKSVSPANGSEHPIGQEAKWTWSRTTQTLVVDTHHTGSRSGPLPVEKDLCLTPSRSTNGQEAIARQDAVDMACLCRDEDEALTRLMQRHAARLHGVIARMLKDWNEAADVVDEAFIRVYRHRHRFDLQARFTTWLYTIAFNLARNRLRHRARQPEIISLEELNEEELESQQTVPAREPAPDVRLEHEEEMRGLEDSLAALPPQLREPVRLFAYDELSQIEIGSLLQCSAKAVESRLYHARKQLRADFERFLHPRISICPFKPQHKIETKT